The following is a genomic window from Thaumasiovibrio subtropicus.
CACAGTGTCTATGGCTTTGGGTAACGTTTCCAAGCAGTTATACGTCGGCATCACCACTGTCACGGTAGGATTTATCATCTTTCTGTCTCCAATGAGCTTTCACTTAATAGATCCTCTGCTGCGATTATTGTGCCAACTCATTCCTTGACCGTGTCGTCATAGACTCAAGACCCTTTTTATGATCTTGGCATCCTCTTTGCCTAGTTCGGTTATCGAATCGAATACATTACAAAGGACGCTAAGATGAAAAAGATTGGTTATGTGATCCCCGCATTCCCCGTGTTATCAGAAACATTTGTGGGCGTAGAAATGCGGGCAATGCGAGAAAAAGGTCATGAAATTCAACCTTTTGCTTTCGAGGCGACCCAAGGTTGTCAGCCTAGCGATACGGAATTAGCGCAATCGTGCCAGTACATCAGTGCTACATTACCGAAAGGAAGCTGGCGATGGCTACGCCATGCTCATCGCTGCCATCAGTTTCTCAGCGAGCAAGAAGGGTTTGCTTACCTGTCTCTCCTTAAGCAAGGCATCATCTTGGCTGAGATGGCCGCAAAAGCACAATGCGAACATCTTCATGCGCATTTTGCGTGGCATAGTGCAGCCACTGCTATCGTCGCAGCCAAATTGCTCAACATCTCCGTCTCTTTTGTCGGTCATGGCGCTGACATCTATTCTTCGCCGCAAGACTTAGACGCCAAACTCGACCACGCATCCTTTGGCTGTGCAGTGACTAACGATATGCAAAGCCATTTGCAACAGATGACCGATACCCCTATCCATTATGTGGCATGCGGCTTGGAGTCTGAACACTACCCTAGATTCAATAACGAATGGGTACCTTTACGCGATTTCTTGTTTATTGGCCGATTGGTTGAAAAGAAAGACCTTGAAACCTTAATCAGCGCCTTTCGCCAACTCCCGAAAACGGCCAAGCTCGACATCGTCGGTGACGGCCCACTGTATGACAAGCTCCACTTATGGATCAGTGAAAATCACCTGAGTAGCCAAGTCACACTGCTGGGCTCACGCAATGCCAACTGGTTCAGGCAAAATGCCCCCCTCTACAAAGCGCTTGTTGCGCCATTTTGTATTGCGAAAAACGGCGACAGAGATACAGGACCGCTGGTATTGAAAGAGGCGATGGGACTTGGATTACCTGTTATCACAACAGATCTCGCCGGATGCAAAGAAATTGTTGATGAAGAAACTGGATTCAAGGTTCCGATGCGCAACCCGTACGCGTTGGCGAGCACTATGCAGTATGTATACGAACAACCAACAGCAACCTTGCTAAAGCTTCGCCAACTGGCCTATGAGCGTGTGTTTTCAAATTACAACGCCGCAAATCACGCAGCCTCACTGTCACAATTGGTACAAAGCGCATGAATATTCGCCTATCCACCACCCAGCATATGGCTCGCATTCGGGCGTCGGTTACATCGTTCAGGCTCCCGAGTATGGCAGCCTATGCGGTTGGGCTCGTCTTCAGTAAGATGCTGGCGCTATTACTGCAACCCTTGCTGACCCGTTGGCTAACACCTGAAGAGTTTGGTGACTATGCGGTGCTCATTACCTTGGCTAACTTAGTCTCTGTCATCATGCTCGTCGGCATGGTCGATTGTCTGTACCGTTTTGCACATCAGGAACTCAGTCCCGCCCCTGCTTCGCAATCGGCGAATAAGCGCTTATCTAGCCCAAAGTTCGATGGTATCTGGACGACAACGGTGATGGCGAGCTCAGCCATCACACTACCCTTACTGATTTGGCCGAGTGTCATTGCCGACTGGTTACCGGGCACCTTGTCTGATCTCTCAGTGCGCTGCCTGATGCTAAGCGTGTTGCTCAGTACCCACTCCGCGTTGCAGCTCGCCCGACTTCGGATGGAAGATAAGGCAAAACCTTTTCTCATCATCCAACTTCTTTTCGCCACCGTGCAATGCCTGTTCATTGTGGTCTTAACCCCAGTCTCTGGCGTTGACGGCATCATGATTGCGAGTTTGATTGCCAATGCAGTCCAGTGGTTACTTCTGCATCGCGACATGCCGGGCTTTTCGCTTGGTCAATGGCAACAATTTGTTCGCTATGGGAGTGGCATTATGGTGTCTGGCGTGATCGGTTTTGTGACGCTTGGTGCAGAGCGGTGGGTACTCGGTGGGGCCGTGGGTACTGCCGAACTCGCGGTCTATGCGATAGCCATGCAGTGGGCACTGGCGGCGACATTATTGCTCGAACCCTATGGTATGTGGTGGTTTCCTAAGCGGTTTTCGAGTGTCGAGAAAGACCAACGCTATACCGCCGATATGAGTGTTTTTGGCTGCCAGCTCGCCACTGTGATTGCTGCCTTGCTGATTGTCATCGGCTGTCCGTTCCTCACGCTATGGCTACCCGAAAACTATCACCAAGCCAGCGAGATATTACCTTTGCTCGCTTGGGTAATGTGGTTTAAGTACCTCAGTACACAACTCAACTTAGGTATCTATGCGGATAAAACCGCAGACACTGCAGCTGGACTGTCAGCCTTGTGCGCGCTCATTGCGGTTGGGTTAATGTTGACGCTCATTCCTGTTTTCGGTCTCTATGGGGCGGTCATCATGGCGTTGCTTTCTCAAGTTATCCGCTTTGGCCTTTTCCTCTATGTGAGTCAGCGCAGACTGCATCTCCCCTATCGGTATAAAGACCTCATCGTCTGCGGGATTGCACTGGCAGCGATCACCTTCATACAGCTGCACGCGAGCGACAGGCTGTCTGTTTATCTCTCGAGTGCATTATTGACAATATTCGCAGGCGGACTTGTCTTCTATATTTACAGAAGTTGGCAGCGTTATACACACGCCGTATCCGCATAACGCGAGTTATGTGGACTGCACGACACATTAAATTTTTCGACGAGGAAAGACAGCTTCACTTACTCTAATCATTGTCCCGGAGAGCCGCATGAGTGATACACAACGCCATTGTATTGCTGCCATGATCGCTATTTTGGTCGTCAGCCTTGGTATGTATTTACAAGGTATCTTGGCGCTCGCGCTCTGCTTCTTATTTGTGTTACCCGTGATTATCCGCAACGCATATTTTGTTTGCGTGTGGTTTATCTTCTTCTCTTACTTTCGTCTTCACGAAGCCATTCCGGTTCTCATGGCCTTCAAGATCCCTCAGTTGCTCGCCCTCGCCAGTTTGGCTGGGTTAGGATGGCAGCTTTGGATGATGCGTGGCCAGCTTGTCTGGCACCAAGTCCACACCATGCTTTGCGTTTTCTCTTTTTGGGTTCTGATATCCTGCTTTATGGCAACCAACAAGGGACTTGCCTTCGGGAGTTTCAATAGCACCTACATCAAGATTGTCATCATGGTTTTTGCCATCAGTTGGCTACCGACGAACCTGAATCAATTGCGTCAGTTCCCCTTCTGGTTACTGCTTTGCGGCATTCTCATTGCGGCCATCGCCCTCGATAACAAGGCGAATGGTATTGGACTGGTTGAAGGAACACGCGTCACTATCGGACGTAACATAGGTTCCATGTTGGGCGACCCCAACGACCTAGCCCTTGTTTTGCAGTTCCCCGTCTCCTTCGCCCTTGCATATTGCTTTTCAGGTAGCAAATTCCGTCG
Proteins encoded in this region:
- a CDS encoding O-antigen ligase family protein: MSDTQRHCIAAMIAILVVSLGMYLQGILALALCFLFVLPVIIRNAYFVCVWFIFFSYFRLHEAIPVLMAFKIPQLLALASLAGLGWQLWMMRGQLVWHQVHTMLCVFSFWVLISCFMATNKGLAFGSFNSTYIKIVIMVFAISWLPTNLNQLRQFPFWLLLCGILIAAIALDNKANGIGLVEGTRVTIGRNIGSMLGDPNDLALVLQFPVSFALAYCFSGSKFRRVLSAICFVILVLGVLATQSRGGLLGIAAGVFTMTLIRSKNLLLPGIMGVMSLGVLVVAAGISDRSSGGAAEEGVDASAMGRVYAWVAAFRMAVSNPFTGVGLNNFYVNYYFYSPHWDGKNHAVHSTWFQILGETGFAGLALFVLLLVSALRVSHQLLKRLKGHDLQPFSEGLWLGTISFCVGGTFLTQGFTWPLYILIGLLMALDRLTGEDEHVSRHTQKTPVP
- a CDS encoding lipopolysaccharide biosynthesis protein, whose translation is MNIRLSTTQHMARIRASVTSFRLPSMAAYAVGLVFSKMLALLLQPLLTRWLTPEEFGDYAVLITLANLVSVIMLVGMVDCLYRFAHQELSPAPASQSANKRLSSPKFDGIWTTTVMASSAITLPLLIWPSVIADWLPGTLSDLSVRCLMLSVLLSTHSALQLARLRMEDKAKPFLIIQLLFATVQCLFIVVLTPVSGVDGIMIASLIANAVQWLLLHRDMPGFSLGQWQQFVRYGSGIMVSGVIGFVTLGAERWVLGGAVGTAELAVYAIAMQWALAATLLLEPYGMWWFPKRFSSVEKDQRYTADMSVFGCQLATVIAALLIVIGCPFLTLWLPENYHQASEILPLLAWVMWFKYLSTQLNLGIYADKTADTAAGLSALCALIAVGLMLTLIPVFGLYGAVIMALLSQVIRFGLFLYVSQRRLHLPYRYKDLIVCGIALAAITFIQLHASDRLSVYLSSALLTIFAGGLVFYIYRSWQRYTHAVSA
- a CDS encoding glycosyltransferase family 4 protein; its protein translation is MKKIGYVIPAFPVLSETFVGVEMRAMREKGHEIQPFAFEATQGCQPSDTELAQSCQYISATLPKGSWRWLRHAHRCHQFLSEQEGFAYLSLLKQGIILAEMAAKAQCEHLHAHFAWHSAATAIVAAKLLNISVSFVGHGADIYSSPQDLDAKLDHASFGCAVTNDMQSHLQQMTDTPIHYVACGLESEHYPRFNNEWVPLRDFLFIGRLVEKKDLETLISAFRQLPKTAKLDIVGDGPLYDKLHLWISENHLSSQVTLLGSRNANWFRQNAPLYKALVAPFCIAKNGDRDTGPLVLKEAMGLGLPVITTDLAGCKEIVDEETGFKVPMRNPYALASTMQYVYEQPTATLLKLRQLAYERVFSNYNAANHAASLSQLVQSA